A window of Adhaeribacter arboris genomic DNA:
GATCCGAACAGTGCCGTGCTTATTACCGGTTATTGCGAACCCAGTACTTTGGGCGGACAATTGCTGAAAGGCGCCGAAACTGTACGCATTTTAGGCGAAGAAGTAGCGGTAAAAGCGGAAATGATCGTGATGAAAGAATACAGCGCACACGCGGATTACAGCGATATTGCCAAATTTCTGATTTGCCAGGATAAAGAAAAATTGCAGAAAATATTTCAGGTGCACGGTGAAAAACCGGTAATGGTGCAATTAAAAGAAGATTTAACCGAGTTAGGTTACTCAAACATCGAAATTACTGATTTTCGTTTGTCGTACGTAGTCTGATCGATTCAAAACGAAATTATTACATCTAATGAAAGAGGAAAGTAATTTCCTCTTTTACTAAAACCTTATTTCTGCTTTAGGATATATTATTCGCGTTGTAACTTGTCTCGCTTACGGGCAGCGCCCTTTATTTTCATGCGATTATTTTTACCCATTTTACTACTATTTATCTTTTTGCTGGCGTTAAGTACTTCACCGGTTTACGCCCAAATTGTGAATATTGAAGAAGGACGAACCGGCGCAGATTCTACGAATAGTTTTTCCGGTAAAGCAGGTCTCAACTTTTCTATTTATAACCAAAATGCGGGTAAAAACCGACCGAATAATTACCTGCAGCTTACTTTGAACGGCGATGTAACCTACCAATCGCGGCTACATACTTATTTGTGGGTCAATTACCTGAATTACTTGCTGGTAAATTATAACAATAAAGAACAACGCAATACCGTAGCCCAGCAAGGCTATTCTCATGTCCGGGTAAACTGGTTTTGGGCGCGGCAATTGTCTTACGAGCTTTTCACGCAAATACAAACCGATAAAGCGCGAGGTTTGCAGTGGCGTACTTTAGGCGGGGGTTATTTGCGTTACCGGTTAATGCCCGACGAAGATAAAAAGATACATGTATTTCTGGGAACGGGACTGATGCACGAGCACGAAGAATGGGAAAACCCGGAACAGTTCGATCGCTTACAAGTTTCTAATTTACTCAAATCTACCAGTTACGTCAGCGCCAAAATGAAAGTGAGAGAAAACCTGGAGATAAACGCGATTACGTATTACCAGGTAGGATACAGCCGTTTAATTGACCGGTTCCGCAATCGAATAAGTGGCGACATAAGCATTGGGGTAAATATTACCAAGGTGTTTGCTCTAAAAACTAAATTTAATTGCACCTACGAAGATCAACCCATTGTGCCGGTTACCAAATTTGTTTACACCGTTGTCAACGGAATAGAAGTGCATTTTTAGTTTTCCAGGTATTACTTATTGTTAGCTAAACATAGGAAACCGGTTCATAATTAAAAGCTGTCAGCGACAAAATAGAAAACTTACGTCAGTTAAAATAATGCATCTGGCATTTTAATTACTACTTTTATTTTAAAGTTTTAAAGAAAAAGATCCATCCCATTTGGTGCATTTTCTAAGAAGTTCTTGCGGCAAAGCGTAACTCCAACATCTCATGAAAATAAATTTAATTTCTACTATTTTCCGACGAGTAGTACTTTTAATCCTGGCAACTTTGCCCTTTAGCCAAGTATGGGCGCAGCAAAAACCAACTTTTACCCGCCAGGATACTTTACGCGGTTCCATTACGCCGGAAAGAGCCTGGTGGGATTTAACGCACTATCACTTGGATATCCGGGTAAATCCTACTGAAAAATCTATAAAAGGAGTAAACACTATTTCGTACCGGGTGGTGCAGCCTCAAAAAACCATGCAAATCGATTTGCAGCCGCCTTTAAACATTGAGAAAATTATTCAAAATAATAAATCGTTGACCTTCCGGCGCGACGGCAATGCTTTTTTTGTTACTTTAACCGAACCTCAGCAAGCCGGTACTCTGCATAAGCTAGCGGTTTATTATGGGGGTATTCCGCAAGTAAGCAGCAATCCGCCGTGGAGTGGCGGCGTAACCTGGCAGAAAGATAAGAACAGCAATCCGTTTGTGGCTACTTCGTGCCAGGGCGATGGGGCCAGTTTGTGGTGGCCCTGCAAAGACCACATGTACGACGAACCCGATAGCATGCAAATAAGCGTAACGGTACCTCAAAAATTAATGGATGTTTCGAACGGCCGTTTACGAAAAGTAGTGCAAAATGCCGATGGTACTAAAACTTTTCACTGGTTTGTTACCAATCCAATTAATAATTACGGCGTGAACGTAAACATTGGTGATTATGTAAATTTCTCCGAAAAATTCCGCGGCGAAAAAGGTATTTTGGATTGTGATTATTACGTGCTGCGCGATGATGTAGAAAAAGCTCAAAAACAATTTAAAGAAGTACCGCGCATGTTGCAGGCCTTTGAACATTGGTTTGGCCCTTATCCTTTTTACGCAGATAGTTACAAGCTGGTACAAGTGCCTTACCTGGGCATGGAGCACCAAAGCTCGGTTACTTACGGCAACAAATTCGCGAATGGTTATTTAGGTAAAGATTTAAGCGGCTCGGGTTGGGGACTCAAATTTGATTTTATTATTGTGCACGAATCGGGACACGAGTGGTTTGCCA
This region includes:
- a CDS encoding M1 family metallopeptidase codes for the protein MKINLISTIFRRVVLLILATLPFSQVWAQQKPTFTRQDTLRGSITPERAWWDLTHYHLDIRVNPTEKSIKGVNTISYRVVQPQKTMQIDLQPPLNIEKIIQNNKSLTFRRDGNAFFVTLTEPQQAGTLHKLAVYYGGIPQVSSNPPWSGGVTWQKDKNSNPFVATSCQGDGASLWWPCKDHMYDEPDSMQISVTVPQKLMDVSNGRLRKVVQNADGTKTFHWFVTNPINNYGVNVNIGDYVNFSEKFRGEKGILDCDYYVLRDDVEKAQKQFKEVPRMLQAFEHWFGPYPFYADSYKLVQVPYLGMEHQSSVTYGNKFANGYLGKDLSGSGWGLKFDFIIVHESGHEWFANNITYKDIADMWIHESFTAYSENLFLDYHFGKKASSEYVIGTRKNIKNDRPIVGVYEVNYSGSGDMYYKGANMLHTLRQVVNNDEKWRTILRGLNKEFYHQTVTAAQIENYLSQQIGRDLSSFFGQYLRDVRIPQLEYQLRNNKLAYRWTNCVANFKLPVKVYLNNQEKWLEPNTAWQELPNVPANTTVQVDTNFYVTAAQSSGS
- a CDS encoding DUF481 domain-containing protein; its protein translation is MRLFLPILLLFIFLLALSTSPVYAQIVNIEEGRTGADSTNSFSGKAGLNFSIYNQNAGKNRPNNYLQLTLNGDVTYQSRLHTYLWVNYLNYLLVNYNNKEQRNTVAQQGYSHVRVNWFWARQLSYELFTQIQTDKARGLQWRTLGGGYLRYRLMPDEDKKIHVFLGTGLMHEHEEWENPEQFDRLQVSNLLKSTSYVSAKMKVRENLEINAITYYQVGYSRLIDRFRNRISGDISIGVNITKVFALKTKFNCTYEDQPIVPVTKFVYTVVNGIEVHF